A stretch of the Peromyscus leucopus breed LL Stock chromosome 10, UCI_PerLeu_2.1, whole genome shotgun sequence genome encodes the following:
- the LOC114701716 gene encoding C-X-C motif chemokine 5: MSADKKRGTAGWRTQCSRATSSISLTRAPWCRILSTMSLLPRRCARIPRGSRSLFTLLAFLLLLTLSQHLAEGGPSAVLPVTELRCVCLTITPKINPKMIANLEVIAAGPQCPRVEVIAKLKNQKEVCLDPEAPLMKKIIQKILDSGNKKTKRNALALEKSPGVQ; the protein is encoded by the exons ATGAGTGCAGATAAAAAGCGGGGTACAGCGGGTTGGAGAACGCAGTGCTCTAGAGCCACTTCCAGCATCTCTCTAACCCGTGCTCCCTGGTGCAGGATCTTGTCCACAATGAGCCTCCTGCCCCGCCGCTGTGCCCGCATCCCCCGCGGCTCCCGCTCGCTGTTCACGCTGCTGGCGTTTCTGTTGCTGCTCACGCTGTCGCAGCATCTAGCTGAAG GGGGTCCCTCCGCCGTCTTGCCGGTAACAGAGCTGCGTTGCGTTTGCTTAACCATAACTCCAAAAATTAATCCCAAAATGATCGCTAATCTGGAGGTGATTGCTGCAGGTCCACAGTGTCCCAGGGTGGAAGTCAT AGCCAAGCTGAAGAACCAGAAGGAGGTCTGTCTGGACCCAGAAGCTCCtttgatgaaaaaaatcattcagaaaaTACTGGACAG TGGAAATAAGAAAACTAAGAGGAACGCACTTGCACTGGAAAAATCGCCCGGTGTTCAATAG